In the Helicobacter typhlonius genome, one interval contains:
- the lptE gene encoding LPS assembly lipoprotein LptE, translating to MKDYFFSCVRYVVFCTFAWLFVGCGYQPVSHYAQSIFNDGVYVDIIVNSSIPESGANIKDRVNNAVIKRFGSRLKSKREAQSFLTINVKSITQTPVAYNQQGFVSYYRTNIVLDIHFENAQGKSFDVSNTGYYDYSADFTSTIIFDQYRLESVANAAHMALDKFISQVAYYGEFYDEKK from the coding sequence ATGAAAGACTATTTTTTTTCTTGCGTGAGATATGTAGTATTTTGCACTTTTGCGTGGCTTTTTGTGGGCTGTGGATATCAGCCTGTGAGCCATTATGCACAGAGTATTTTTAATGATGGTGTGTATGTGGATATTATTGTTAATTCCTCTATACCTGAATCGGGCGCAAATATCAAAGATAGGGTGAATAATGCGGTAATTAAGCGATTTGGTAGTCGGTTAAAGAGTAAGAGGGAGGCGCAGAGCTTTCTCACAATCAATGTGAAAAGCATTACACAAACGCCTGTGGCTTACAATCAACAGGGTTTTGTGAGCTACTATCGCACAAATATTGTGCTTGATATTCATTTTGAAAATGCACAAGGTAAGAGTTTTGATGTGAGCAATACAGGTTATTATGATTATAGTGCAGATTTTACCTCTACAATCATATTTGACCAATATCGTTTAGAATCTGTGGCGAATGCGGCGCATATGGCATTAGATAAATTTATCTCGCAAGTGGCGTATTATGGGGAATTTTATGATGAGAAAAAATAA